From a single Pseudomonas triticicola genomic region:
- a CDS encoding ABC transporter substrate-binding protein — protein MRTGPSRKTPTLGHWLAGLCLFMTAWLHGVAVQAADILLTGAEESPGVQAFVQALSELRPTDNVRFQPLASLPAPGKLPASLRLILLDLPSLDWRLQDSQGPSTLVLRISRLQARQRFADAQPARLSLLWSDPPLSRQLQLIRRILPQARRVGVLFDEHGEFLIDELRAAARPLNLEIVSQRWDNIHDSRPLQAVLKSSDVLLGLDDPDLYNSQTAKNLLLSSYSRQVALIGPNIAFVRAGSLASTYSDQSDWLAVLDHLLDQPTSAWPRTLYPARFKVSSNAQVARSLGIEPLNEASVASALAEGERRP, from the coding sequence ATGCGCACCGGCCCGTCACGGAAGACGCCCACCCTGGGCCACTGGCTGGCCGGGCTCTGCCTGTTCATGACCGCGTGGCTGCACGGCGTCGCGGTGCAGGCGGCGGATATTCTGTTGACCGGCGCCGAGGAAAGCCCCGGCGTGCAGGCCTTCGTGCAAGCGCTGAGTGAACTGCGCCCGACCGACAATGTGCGGTTTCAGCCGCTGGCCAGTTTGCCGGCTCCGGGCAAACTGCCAGCCAGTCTGCGCTTGATCCTGCTCGATCTGCCCAGCCTCGACTGGCGTCTGCAAGACTCACAAGGCCCGTCGACGCTGGTGTTGCGCATCAGCCGCTTGCAGGCGCGCCAGCGTTTCGCCGATGCCCAACCGGCGCGCCTGAGCCTGCTCTGGAGCGACCCGCCGCTGAGCCGGCAACTGCAACTGATCCGGCGGATCTTGCCGCAGGCGCGGCGGGTCGGCGTGCTGTTTGATGAGCACGGCGAATTCCTCATTGACGAATTGCGCGCGGCTGCACGGCCGTTGAACCTGGAGATTGTCAGCCAGCGCTGGGACAACATCCACGACAGCCGTCCGCTGCAAGCGGTGCTGAAAAGCAGCGACGTCTTGCTCGGCCTGGATGACCCCGATCTGTACAACTCGCAAACGGCGAAAAACCTCCTGCTCAGCAGCTACTCGCGGCAGGTTGCGCTGATCGGCCCCAACATTGCATTCGTTCGCGCTGGCAGCCTCGCCAGTACCTACAGCGACCAGAGCGACTGGCTGGCGGTCCTCGACCATTTGCTCGATCAGCCCACCAGCGCATGGCCGCGAACGCTTTACCCCGCTCGTTTCAAAGTCTCAAGTAATGCGCAGGTGGCTCGTTCCTTAGGCATCGAACCGCTGAATGAAGCATCTGTCGCCAGTGCCTTGGCCGAAGGAGAGCGCCGCCCATGA
- a CDS encoding TonB-dependent receptor plug domain-containing protein yields the protein MFSGPPPPRSPLLLALLFSPLVLADDLFVDSQTLPQVLTATRLKQTPAEVPGSMTVLDSELISASGARDISELLRLVPGMMVGSINGNQPAVNYHGTNASEARRMQVLIDGRSVYRAGLATVDWSDIPVAMEDIERIEVFRGPNTVSYGANALMAVINIITRHPADSHGTRLKITRGQRGINDFYASQGTGWDGGDLRLSLSGQEDDGFDSDRNGADYRDSRRLNRLSLAVSHDLNEDQSLDWQLNAKDGSNQRPYTYRPVFSGITDAGNNSDVVAKDYAGSVRWNLDINPEHSLYVQGSAQHWDRQQVWRACDAEVSFSPELAQLWQLNPNYTERLARNINQFTGPGAAPGTPQEMALANQVLEQWRNGASQTLCGDIDQSARESRYDLELQDTLSLSDSLRLVSGLNYRYDRADSETYFNGTLDDTTWRAFGQLEWRATEHWLVQGGAMFEDTQLIGSSLTPRFAVNYLINPRHGLRAVYSEAIRSPDMFENNVNWSYQVNNLRPSAYGQSSARYFVKTRGPGDLDQEHMRSRELGYNGYFAELGLAVDVKLFYDEITGMISEPLRNNQYIASNANSSRFRGTETQLDWRLSSADRLRLTYAFVDAEASNPLDQQFTSRNSGSAGWLHNWGHGWNSALFYYGDNALNGYRFERVDTRIAKRIAIGKAQLQLAGVLQQRLDHQPNTFVDNNYDERRVMYFSAELEF from the coding sequence GTGTTTTCTGGCCCTCCTCCCCCGCGCTCGCCGCTGCTCCTGGCGCTGCTGTTCAGCCCGCTAGTGCTGGCGGACGACCTGTTCGTCGACAGCCAGACGCTGCCGCAGGTGCTGACGGCCACGCGACTGAAGCAGACGCCGGCGGAAGTGCCCGGAAGCATGACCGTTCTCGATAGCGAACTGATCAGCGCCAGCGGTGCCCGCGACATCAGCGAATTGCTGCGACTGGTACCCGGGATGATGGTCGGCAGCATCAACGGCAATCAGCCGGCGGTGAATTACCACGGCACCAACGCCAGCGAAGCACGGCGCATGCAGGTGTTGATCGATGGCCGCTCGGTGTACCGCGCCGGCCTGGCGACGGTGGACTGGAGCGATATCCCGGTAGCGATGGAAGACATCGAGCGGATCGAGGTGTTTCGCGGCCCGAACACGGTCAGCTACGGTGCCAACGCGCTGATGGCGGTGATCAACATCATCACCCGCCACCCGGCCGACAGCCATGGCACGCGTTTGAAGATCACTCGCGGCCAGCGTGGCATCAACGACTTTTATGCCAGTCAGGGCACCGGTTGGGATGGCGGCGATCTGCGCCTGTCGCTGTCCGGCCAGGAAGACGACGGTTTCGACAGCGACCGTAACGGCGCCGATTATCGCGACAGTCGGCGCTTGAATCGTCTGAGTCTGGCGGTCAGCCATGATCTCAATGAAGATCAAAGCCTCGACTGGCAGCTCAACGCCAAGGACGGTAGCAATCAGCGGCCTTATACCTACCGCCCGGTGTTCTCGGGGATTACCGACGCCGGGAACAATTCCGACGTGGTGGCCAAGGATTACGCCGGTTCGGTGCGCTGGAACCTCGATATCAACCCCGAACACAGCCTTTATGTGCAAGGTTCGGCGCAGCACTGGGATCGCCAGCAAGTCTGGCGCGCCTGCGATGCCGAGGTGTCGTTCAGCCCCGAGCTGGCGCAGTTGTGGCAGCTCAACCCGAATTACACCGAACGGCTGGCGCGCAACATCAACCAGTTCACCGGCCCCGGCGCGGCACCCGGCACGCCGCAGGAAATGGCGCTGGCCAATCAGGTGCTCGAGCAATGGCGCAACGGCGCCAGTCAGACCTTATGCGGCGATATCGACCAGAGCGCCCGCGAATCGCGCTACGACCTCGAGCTGCAGGACACCCTCAGCCTGTCCGACAGCCTGCGCCTGGTCAGCGGCCTGAATTACCGCTACGACCGCGCCGATTCCGAGACCTATTTCAACGGCACCCTTGACGACACCACCTGGCGCGCCTTCGGCCAACTGGAATGGCGCGCCACCGAGCACTGGCTGGTGCAGGGCGGGGCGATGTTCGAGGACACGCAACTGATCGGCAGTTCGCTGACCCCGCGCTTCGCGGTCAACTACCTGATCAACCCGCGTCACGGCCTGCGCGCGGTGTACTCAGAGGCGATCCGCTCGCCGGACATGTTCGAGAACAACGTCAACTGGAGCTATCAGGTCAACAACCTGCGACCCTCGGCCTACGGCCAGTCGTCGGCGCGCTATTTCGTCAAGACCCGTGGCCCCGGCGATCTCGATCAGGAACACATGCGTTCTCGCGAGTTGGGCTACAACGGTTACTTCGCCGAGCTCGGGCTGGCCGTGGACGTGAAGCTGTTCTACGACGAAATCACCGGGATGATCAGCGAACCGCTGCGCAACAACCAGTACATCGCCAGCAACGCCAACAGCTCGCGCTTTCGCGGCACCGAAACGCAACTCGACTGGCGCCTTAGCAGCGCCGACCGCTTGCGTTTGACCTACGCCTTCGTCGACGCCGAGGCGAGCAATCCGCTGGACCAACAGTTCACCTCGCGCAACAGCGGTTCCGCCGGTTGGTTGCACAACTGGGGGCATGGCTGGAACAGCGCCCTCTTCTATTACGGCGACAACGCGCTCAACGGCTATCGCTTCGAACGCGTCGACACGCGCATCGCCAAACGCATCGCCATTGGCAAAGCTCAGCTGCAATTGGCCGGCGTGCTGCAACAGCGCCTCGACCATCAGCCGAACACCTTCGTCGACAATAATTACGATGAACGCCGGGTGATGTATTTCAGTGCCGAGCTGGAGTTCTAG
- a CDS encoding NAD(P)H-dependent glycerol-3-phosphate dehydrogenase — MTEQRPIAVLGGGSFGTAVANLLAENGHQVLQWMRDPEQAEAIRVNRENPRYLKGIKILPGVTAVTDLQTTLDACDLCFVALPSSALRTVLAAHAERLSGKMLVSLTKGIEAQTFKLMSQILEEIAPQARIGVLSGPNLAREIAEHALTATVVASEDEELCKAVQAALHGRTFRVYASADRFGVELGGALKNVYAIIAGMAVALEMGENTKSMLITRALAEMTRFAVNQGANPMTFLGLAGVGDLIVTCSSPKSRNYQVGFALGQGLSLDEAVSRLGEVAEGVNTLKVLKAKSQEVGVYMPLVAGLHAILFEGRTLEQVIGLLMRAEPKTDVDFISTSGFN, encoded by the coding sequence ATGACTGAACAGCGCCCGATTGCGGTCCTGGGAGGCGGAAGTTTTGGTACCGCCGTGGCCAATCTGCTGGCCGAGAACGGCCATCAAGTCCTTCAGTGGATGCGTGACCCCGAGCAGGCCGAGGCCATCCGGGTCAATCGCGAAAACCCGCGTTATCTCAAAGGCATCAAGATTCTCCCGGGCGTGACTGCTGTCACCGACCTGCAAACCACTCTCGATGCCTGCGATCTGTGCTTTGTCGCGCTGCCATCCAGCGCCTTGCGCACGGTACTCGCCGCCCACGCCGAGCGTTTGAGCGGCAAGATGCTGGTCAGCCTGACCAAAGGCATCGAAGCGCAGACCTTCAAGCTGATGAGCCAGATTCTCGAAGAGATCGCCCCGCAGGCGCGCATCGGCGTGTTGTCCGGGCCGAACCTGGCGCGGGAAATTGCCGAGCACGCACTGACCGCCACGGTGGTCGCCAGTGAAGACGAAGAACTGTGCAAAGCGGTGCAAGCCGCCCTGCACGGGCGCACCTTCCGCGTTTACGCCAGCGCCGACCGTTTCGGTGTCGAGCTGGGCGGTGCGTTGAAAAACGTTTACGCGATCATCGCCGGCATGGCGGTGGCGCTGGAAATGGGTGAGAACACCAAGAGCATGCTGATCACCCGCGCCTTGGCCGAGATGACCCGCTTTGCGGTGAATCAAGGCGCCAACCCGATGACCTTCCTCGGTCTGGCCGGGGTTGGCGATCTGATCGTCACCTGTTCGTCACCCAAGAGCCGCAACTATCAGGTCGGCTTCGCCCTCGGTCAGGGTTTGAGCCTCGACGAAGCGGTGTCGCGTCTTGGCGAGGTCGCCGAAGGGGTCAACACCCTCAAGGTGCTCAAGGCCAAGTCCCAGGAAGTCGGCGTGTACATGCCGCTGGTCGCCGGGCTGCACGCGATCCTGTTCGAAGGACGCACGCTGGAGCAGGTCATCGGTCTACTGATGCGTGCCGAGCCGAAAACCGACGTCGACTTTATTTCCACCAGCGGTTTCAACTGA
- a CDS encoding DUF4389 domain-containing protein — MNDPKSETQYESILLRVLWMIVYLLVWQVAQFILGAVVLVQLIYRLIYGAPSASLMNFGDSLSQFLAQIGRFGTFHSDQKPWPFADWPAPRTPEGEAPHTVAPAAHPVRDEEPKL; from the coding sequence ATGAACGATCCGAAAAGCGAAACCCAGTACGAATCCATCCTCCTGCGGGTGTTGTGGATGATCGTTTATCTGCTGGTCTGGCAGGTCGCGCAGTTCATCCTCGGTGCTGTGGTCTTGGTGCAACTGATTTACCGCCTGATCTACGGCGCACCGAGCGCCAGCCTGATGAATTTTGGCGACAGTCTCAGCCAGTTCCTCGCGCAGATCGGCCGCTTCGGCACGTTCCACAGTGACCAGAAGCCCTGGCCGTTCGCCGACTGGCCAGCGCCGCGCACCCCGGAAGGGGAAGCGCCGCACACCGTCGCCCCGGCCGCGCATCCGGTGCGCGATGAGGAGCCCAAGCTATGA
- the sixA gene encoding phosphohistidine phosphatase SixA translates to MKIWVLRHGEAVPHGSKIDSERELTEHGRNEVLRSAAHLVGQPLTAIYASPYVRAQQTAQIVREALGFEPEIRTVEWLTPESDPDKVAEQLVSVSNVLLVSHNPLVGNLLSYLQHGAGHPSEKVSTAGLAELEHSELLIGSMKLNSLKHP, encoded by the coding sequence ATGAAAATCTGGGTATTGCGTCATGGTGAGGCGGTGCCTCACGGCTCGAAAATCGATTCCGAGCGCGAGCTGACCGAGCATGGTCGTAACGAAGTCCTGCGCAGCGCGGCGCATTTGGTGGGCCAGCCGCTGACGGCAATTTACGCCAGCCCTTATGTGCGGGCGCAGCAGACCGCGCAGATCGTGCGCGAGGCGCTGGGGTTCGAGCCGGAGATTCGCACGGTCGAGTGGCTGACGCCGGAGAGCGATCCGGACAAGGTCGCCGAGCAATTGGTGTCCGTCAGTAATGTTTTGCTGGTCAGCCACAACCCATTGGTGGGCAATCTGCTCAGCTATCTGCAGCATGGCGCCGGGCATCCGTCGGAGAAGGTCAGTACAGCGGGGCTGGCGGAGCTTGAGCACAGCGAACTGCTGATTGGCTCGATGAAGCTCAATAGCCTCAAGCACCCTTAA
- a CDS encoding AMP-binding protein encodes MSAAFRLPLDVFYEREARHPRQRFLVQPIGGGQVETLTWADVGHQARCTAHWLRARELPPGSHIALISKNCAHWIIADLAIWMAGHVSVPLYPNLTAESVAQVLTHSESALAFIGKLDDWAGMSQGVPAGLPTISLPLHPPGEFDYSWADLQSCSPIQDDPRPAAEQLATIIYTSGTTGLPKGVMHSFANLGFATSRGTQLFGLNENDRLLSYLPLCHVAERMFVELASIYTGQTVFFAESLDTFITDLQRARPTAMFGVPRIWTKFQMGVYSKIPAKRLDFLLGLPFIGKRVGRKVLAGLGLDALRVALSGAAPVPQTLLAWYQKLGLDVLEVYGMTEGCGYSHICLPGQYKQGWIGQPCPEVEVRIDESGEVQVRSQANMFGYFKEPQKTAETLTADGFLRTGDKGEQDSEGRLRLTGRLKEIFKTSKGKYVAPAPIENRLAVHSRIEQVCVVGDGLSAPLGLCVLSTVNQQEPRASLHASLEKLLEEVNAALDKHERLRRLVVVKDNWAVDNGFLTPTLKIKRNVIEDRYGARFEEWSARSEAVLWQD; translated from the coding sequence ATGTCTGCCGCCTTCCGTTTGCCGCTGGACGTGTTCTACGAACGGGAAGCCCGGCACCCGCGCCAGCGCTTTCTGGTGCAGCCCATCGGCGGTGGTCAGGTGGAGACGCTGACGTGGGCCGATGTCGGCCATCAGGCCCGTTGTACGGCGCACTGGTTGCGCGCGCGGGAGCTGCCGCCCGGCAGCCATATCGCCCTGATCTCGAAGAACTGCGCGCACTGGATCATCGCCGACCTGGCAATCTGGATGGCCGGGCATGTGTCGGTGCCGCTGTACCCCAATCTCACCGCCGAGTCCGTGGCACAAGTGCTGACTCATTCGGAAAGTGCGCTGGCGTTCATCGGCAAACTGGATGACTGGGCAGGCATGTCGCAAGGCGTGCCGGCGGGCCTGCCGACCATCAGCCTGCCACTGCATCCGCCGGGCGAGTTCGATTACAGCTGGGCGGATCTGCAGAGCTGTTCGCCAATCCAGGACGATCCACGCCCCGCCGCCGAACAACTGGCGACGATCATCTACACCTCCGGCACCACCGGCCTGCCCAAAGGCGTGATGCACAGTTTCGCCAATCTTGGTTTCGCCACCAGTCGCGGCACGCAGCTGTTCGGGCTCAACGAGAACGATCGGCTGCTGTCGTATCTGCCGCTGTGCCACGTTGCCGAGCGCATGTTTGTCGAGTTGGCGTCGATCTACACCGGACAGACAGTGTTCTTCGCCGAAAGCCTCGACACGTTCATCACCGATCTGCAGCGCGCACGGCCGACGGCAATGTTTGGCGTGCCGCGTATCTGGACCAAATTCCAGATGGGCGTGTACAGCAAGATCCCGGCAAAGCGTCTGGATTTTCTCCTCGGGCTGCCCTTCATCGGTAAACGGGTCGGGCGCAAAGTGCTCGCCGGGCTTGGGCTGGACGCCTTGCGCGTGGCATTGTCCGGCGCCGCGCCGGTACCGCAGACCTTGCTCGCCTGGTATCAGAAACTCGGCCTCGATGTGCTGGAGGTCTATGGCATGACCGAGGGCTGCGGTTATTCGCATATCTGCTTGCCGGGGCAGTACAAGCAGGGCTGGATCGGCCAGCCATGCCCGGAAGTCGAGGTGCGCATCGATGAGTCCGGCGAAGTGCAGGTGCGCAGTCAGGCCAACATGTTCGGCTATTTCAAGGAACCGCAGAAAACCGCCGAGACGCTGACTGCCGACGGCTTTCTGCGCACCGGCGACAAGGGCGAGCAGGACAGCGAAGGGCGCCTGCGCCTGACCGGGCGACTCAAGGAAATCTTCAAGACCAGTAAAGGCAAATACGTCGCACCGGCGCCAATCGAAAACCGTCTGGCCGTGCATTCGCGCATCGAACAGGTGTGCGTGGTTGGCGATGGCCTGAGTGCGCCGCTGGGCTTGTGCGTGCTGTCGACGGTCAATCAGCAAGAGCCTCGTGCCAGCCTGCACGCGAGCCTGGAAAAGCTGCTGGAAGAGGTCAACGCCGCCCTCGACAAGCACGAACGCCTGCGCCGGCTGGTGGTGGTCAAGGACAACTGGGCGGTGGATAACGGCTTCCTCACGCCGACCCTGAAAATCAAACGCAACGTCATCGAGGATCGCTATGGCGCGCGCTTCGAAGAATGGAGCGCGCGCAGCGAGGCAGTGCTGTGGCAGGATTGA
- a CDS encoding hotdog fold thioesterase has translation MSLWRTTPDIEQLNAIQKNTIGEVLDIRFEAFDEQSLTASMVIDHRTHQPYGLLHGGASVVLAETVGSMASYLCIDASKFYCVGLEINANHLRGLRSGRVTAVATPIHIGRTTHVWDIRLTSDEGKASCVSRLTMAVVPLGEQPPLR, from the coding sequence ATGAGCTTGTGGCGTACTACTCCCGACATTGAACAGTTGAACGCAATTCAGAAGAACACCATTGGCGAAGTGCTGGATATTCGCTTCGAAGCCTTCGACGAACAGTCGCTGACCGCGAGCATGGTCATCGACCATCGCACCCACCAGCCTTACGGTCTGCTGCATGGCGGCGCATCGGTGGTACTGGCGGAAACCGTGGGTTCGATGGCCAGTTATCTGTGTATTGATGCCAGCAAATTCTATTGCGTCGGCCTGGAGATCAACGCCAACCACTTGCGCGGCTTGCGAAGTGGGCGAGTGACGGCGGTGGCCACGCCGATTCACATCGGTCGCACCACGCATGTCTGGGACATCCGTTTGACCAGCGACGAAGGCAAGGCCAGTTGCGTGTCGCGCCTGACCATGGCGGTGGTGCCGCTGGGGGAACAGCCGCCGCTGCGTTGA
- a CDS encoding RHS repeat domain-containing protein produces the protein MHTHTPTLSVMDSRGLGIATVSYCRETPGGPIDPRIYRQRYNAAGQLTEACDPRLYALQQREPEARPNLTVICSLTGMSLSSDSVDGALRLTLPGAAGQRLIDWDGLMTQTLTDYDLLLRPVSIIEQVRGKSARTSGFFSYGDSSPSCAVHNQCGRIVRHDDSAGSEFLPEYSIKSAQLSCVRHFLGEPDEPDWPQSLAERDLLHEPGSGAATHIGYNALNETISQQDAMGNQKQLHFDVGGQLNQISLKVAQDSQPRLLLHDIQYNASDQVLRQAAANGVISQNLYDPQSGWLLQIIAEKDGRPALQHLVYCYDPAGNILSVEDKARPTRFFRNQTIKPVSSFIYDSLYQLICATGWQRSSTVNGPQEPVFSSPPDSAQLENYRQTYTYDAAGNLITLAHSAASKSWTQRTAISRYSNRGLEQTISGALPDEPDISAAFDINGKRKMLQPGQLLQWSAGGRLLQVDQVMRKEAANDCERYVYDGAGQRKRKIRLIQSPALAQSYETRYLPGLEIRHRADETLHVISVQAGRCAVEILHWDKDKVADQYRYQFSNHLGSNMLVLDDQGNTICEENYFPYGGTSWWAGPDQVQARYKTRRYAGQELDATGLYYYGQRFYAPWLMRWISPDPVGISDGMNLYLMVRGNPVRFVDRQGLTGWDTAKAAGATATREFVSAAFAAAAQAAFVGVLPPTNVAVGIGGALAGAVTGGISGYAGANWAQSSMHISPPADWGPLAAKIGGVVIGAALGAAPSLLGMFDPRGNPAAAGQIGSAFGTLFREVSAQYLANAGPSNPAVGRVDPLTGAASVVGAGLAAGATGFGGSMLFGSDATGNVLQSVLAVSAVTAASAAGASAVRGLRGTPTRPSNNREPTFNQENAVVDYSSRHFFLSLGQIANLAVSQIPGYDTLDVHTRTAVSRAVVSAVGDIRSTFVTIAKPGLSAELGTTFWDLEKNEVGAGIVRESPPTDVDQYYVVSETSPGQRRYSRAQLNF, from the coding sequence ATGCACACTCATACGCCAACACTTTCCGTGATGGATTCACGAGGACTGGGCATTGCCACGGTGTCCTATTGTCGTGAAACGCCCGGCGGGCCGATCGATCCGCGTATCTATCGCCAACGCTACAACGCTGCAGGTCAATTGACTGAGGCCTGCGATCCACGCCTCTATGCGCTGCAACAGCGCGAACCCGAGGCCCGCCCCAACCTCACCGTGATTTGCAGCCTCACAGGCATGTCCCTTTCCAGCGACAGCGTTGATGGCGCACTGCGGCTGACATTGCCGGGCGCAGCAGGACAGCGGCTCATCGACTGGGACGGACTGATGACGCAGACGTTGACCGACTATGATTTGCTGCTGCGCCCGGTCAGTATCATTGAACAAGTGCGGGGGAAGAGTGCCAGAACCAGTGGTTTTTTCAGTTATGGCGACAGCTCGCCGTCGTGCGCAGTGCACAACCAATGCGGCCGAATCGTTCGCCATGACGACAGTGCTGGCAGCGAATTTCTTCCTGAATATTCCATCAAGAGTGCACAGCTCAGCTGTGTACGGCATTTTCTCGGCGAACCCGACGAGCCAGACTGGCCGCAATCCCTGGCAGAGAGAGACCTGCTCCACGAACCCGGGAGCGGTGCAGCTACCCATATCGGCTATAACGCCCTAAATGAAACGATCAGCCAGCAAGACGCCATGGGCAATCAGAAGCAGCTCCATTTCGACGTAGGCGGGCAACTGAACCAGATCAGTCTGAAAGTCGCGCAGGATTCACAGCCCAGACTGTTACTGCATGACATCCAGTACAACGCGAGCGATCAGGTTTTGCGTCAGGCCGCCGCTAACGGCGTGATCAGCCAGAATCTCTACGATCCACAGAGCGGCTGGCTTCTGCAGATCATTGCCGAAAAGGACGGGCGCCCTGCCCTGCAACATCTGGTCTATTGCTACGATCCAGCCGGCAACATCCTCAGTGTCGAGGACAAGGCGCGGCCCACGCGTTTTTTTCGCAACCAGACCATCAAACCTGTTTCCTCGTTTATCTACGACAGCCTCTACCAATTGATCTGTGCCACGGGCTGGCAGCGAAGCAGCACCGTCAATGGTCCCCAGGAGCCGGTCTTCAGCTCCCCGCCAGATTCCGCACAGCTCGAGAACTATCGCCAGACCTACACGTATGATGCGGCAGGCAACCTCATCACCCTGGCTCACAGTGCCGCAAGCAAGAGCTGGACGCAGCGCACGGCGATTTCCCGATACAGCAATCGCGGCCTGGAGCAAACGATCAGCGGCGCGCTGCCCGACGAACCGGACATTTCCGCCGCCTTCGATATCAACGGCAAGCGGAAAATGCTCCAGCCCGGGCAGCTATTGCAGTGGAGTGCTGGCGGAAGATTGCTCCAGGTCGATCAGGTCATGCGCAAGGAGGCTGCAAACGACTGCGAACGCTATGTTTACGACGGCGCGGGCCAGCGCAAGCGCAAAATCCGCCTCATACAATCGCCAGCACTCGCGCAATCGTATGAAACGCGCTATCTGCCAGGGCTGGAAATACGCCATCGGGCCGATGAAACCTTGCACGTCATTTCCGTACAGGCAGGACGCTGTGCTGTTGAAATCCTGCACTGGGACAAGGACAAGGTTGCCGATCAATATCGCTACCAGTTCAGCAACCATCTTGGCTCGAACATGCTGGTCCTCGACGATCAGGGCAACACCATTTGCGAGGAAAACTATTTTCCCTACGGCGGCACCTCGTGGTGGGCAGGCCCCGACCAGGTACAGGCCCGCTACAAGACCCGCCGCTACGCAGGCCAGGAGCTGGATGCCACGGGCCTTTACTATTATGGCCAACGCTTCTATGCGCCTTGGTTGATGCGCTGGATCAGCCCGGACCCGGTGGGTATCAGCGATGGTATGAACCTGTATTTAATGGTGCGCGGCAATCCCGTCAGGTTTGTCGACCGCCAGGGGCTGACAGGCTGGGATACCGCCAAGGCAGCGGGCGCGACGGCCACGCGCGAGTTTGTTAGCGCAGCTTTTGCCGCCGCCGCACAAGCGGCTTTCGTCGGTGTCCTGCCTCCGACCAACGTTGCGGTGGGCATTGGAGGTGCGTTGGCGGGCGCCGTAACGGGTGGCATAAGTGGCTATGCCGGTGCCAACTGGGCGCAGAGCTCCATGCATATCAGTCCGCCGGCCGATTGGGGCCCCCTGGCTGCGAAAATCGGCGGTGTCGTGATAGGTGCAGCCTTGGGCGCCGCGCCATCCCTGCTCGGCATGTTCGATCCACGCGGCAATCCGGCAGCGGCGGGGCAGATTGGCAGCGCCTTCGGTACGCTGTTTCGTGAGGTGTCGGCGCAGTATCTCGCCAATGCCGGTCCGAGCAACCCGGCGGTGGGCCGTGTCGATCCGCTCACGGGAGCGGCCAGCGTGGTTGGGGCAGGATTGGCAGCGGGCGCCACCGGATTCGGTGGCTCAATGCTGTTTGGGAGCGACGCAACCGGTAATGTGTTGCAGTCAGTTCTTGCCGTCTCGGCAGTCACGGCCGCCAGTGCTGCCGGTGCCTCGGCCGTGAGAGGGCTGCGGGGAACCCCGACCCGACCGTCGAACAATCGCGAACCGACCTTCAATCAGGAGAACGCCGTCGTCGACTACAGCAGCCGACATTTCTTTTTATCTCTGGGGCAAATCGCCAATCTGGCCGTGTCCCAGATCCCTGGCTACGACACACTCGACGTACATACCCGAACGGCGGTTAGCCGTGCAGTGGTGAGCGCAGTCGGAGACATACGCTCGACGTTTGTCACGATCGCCAAGCCCGGCCTGAGCGCTGAGCTGGGTACCACCTTCTGGGACCTTGAAAAGAACGAGGTCGGCGCCGGCATCGTTCGCGAGAGCCCACCGACCGATGTCGACCAATACTACGTCGTTAGCGAGACCAGTCCGGGCCAGCGAAGATACTCCCGAGCACAACTCAACTTTTAA
- a CDS encoding alpha/beta fold hydrolase → MSQPIFFAHANGFPSGTYGKLFAALAPEYRVAHLEQHAHDPRFPADDNWYNLVDELIHHLEQQEQPVWGVGHSFGGLLHLHAALRCPELYRGVVMLDSPVLTRTDQWVIRAAKRFGFIDRLTPAGRTLGRREEFADLDSARSYFSGKSLFRGFDPECFDAYLQHGLHQVDDKLRLRFDPATEISIYRGVPHTSPGRTRQLQVPLAMVRGHMSRVVMRHHTRFVSRLPQGEALSMPGGHMFPLERPQDTARLLKNLFMRWEQRQDKNCA, encoded by the coding sequence ATGTCGCAACCGATCTTTTTCGCCCACGCCAACGGCTTCCCTTCGGGGACCTATGGCAAGTTGTTCGCGGCGCTGGCGCCGGAGTATCGGGTCGCGCATCTGGAGCAGCACGCCCATGACCCGCGTTTTCCGGCAGACGACAATTGGTACAACCTGGTCGATGAACTGATTCATCACCTCGAGCAGCAGGAACAGCCGGTGTGGGGCGTTGGCCATTCCTTTGGCGGTCTGCTGCACTTGCACGCGGCGTTGCGCTGTCCCGAGCTGTATCGCGGCGTGGTGATGCTCGACTCACCGGTGCTGACCCGCACCGATCAGTGGGTGATTCGCGCGGCCAAGCGCTTTGGTTTCATCGACCGGCTGACCCCGGCCGGGCGCACCCTCGGGCGCCGTGAAGAATTCGCCGATCTCGACAGCGCTCGCAGTTACTTTTCCGGCAAATCCCTGTTTCGTGGTTTCGACCCGGAATGCTTCGATGCCTACCTGCAACACGGTTTGCATCAGGTCGACGACAAGCTGCGTCTGCGTTTCGACCCGGCCACGGAAATCAGCATTTATCGCGGCGTGCCGCATACCAGTCCGGGGCGCACCCGGCAGTTGCAGGTGCCGCTGGCCATGGTGCGCGGGCACATGAGTCGCGTGGTTATGCGCCATCACACACGTTTCGTCTCGCGCCTGCCCCAGGGCGAGGCGCTGAGCATGCCCGGCGGGCACATGTTTCCGCTGGAGCGCCCGCAAGATACGGCGCGGCTGCTCAAGAATCTGTTCATGCGCTGGGAACAGCGACAGGACAAGAATTGCGCATGA